From Lujinxingia litoralis, a single genomic window includes:
- a CDS encoding MBL fold metallo-hydrolase: MNEHSSPTHSIPGFISLSGASAREPNAHLVGTGAAAGLLLDCGKVSGPADWLEAFGREGSGVGEAPQAVWVSHVHADHVGALAELVQRWPQVPVWMSAPTKALLPFALVSQGVVRARAEAIARRARVAPWRVPVAVAPGVTLTALEAGHMAGAAMAMVEVEGAEGPWRMLYTADFCTHAQALLQGASLPRVAPGALDLVVMEATLATQKALDAVEYDQEVERLGGVLSERRGALLVGAAALGEAAELAAILVRALASPGELLVDAYAREVVEVYGRQLASEEARAALQSVRYGERRQLTQHLEAGGVVLAVGDQFQRGTTAGALLPRVAKDPRGTVVVVNRAHRSSPAGKLLRRAGTPEQAGARVVHVHLPTHALRWQLLAVAELLQPRAIALVHAADGSRHALRRALQKAGLEAPIHVAPSGQWLTEL; this comes from the coding sequence ATGAACGAACACTCAAGCCCAACACATTCGATCCCTGGCTTCATTTCATTGAGCGGGGCCAGCGCCCGGGAGCCCAACGCGCACCTGGTGGGGACGGGGGCAGCGGCGGGGCTGCTCCTGGACTGTGGGAAGGTCTCGGGGCCGGCCGACTGGCTTGAGGCGTTTGGTCGGGAGGGGTCCGGGGTGGGAGAGGCGCCGCAGGCTGTGTGGGTGAGCCATGTGCATGCCGATCATGTGGGGGCGCTTGCGGAGCTGGTGCAGCGCTGGCCGCAGGTGCCGGTGTGGATGAGCGCGCCCACGAAGGCGCTCTTGCCCTTTGCGCTGGTCTCGCAGGGCGTGGTGCGGGCCCGGGCCGAGGCCATCGCTCGCCGCGCCCGGGTGGCGCCCTGGCGGGTGCCGGTGGCGGTGGCCCCGGGGGTGACGCTCACCGCGTTGGAGGCCGGTCATATGGCCGGGGCGGCTATGGCGATGGTCGAGGTCGAGGGCGCCGAGGGCCCCTGGCGGATGCTCTACACCGCGGATTTTTGCACCCACGCCCAGGCGCTGCTTCAAGGGGCGAGTCTGCCCCGGGTGGCGCCCGGCGCGCTGGATCTGGTGGTGATGGAGGCCACGCTGGCCACGCAGAAGGCGCTGGACGCGGTGGAGTACGACCAGGAGGTCGAGCGCCTCGGCGGCGTGCTCTCGGAGCGCCGGGGGGCGCTGCTGGTGGGGGCGGCCGCGCTGGGAGAGGCCGCCGAGCTGGCGGCGATTCTGGTGCGCGCGCTGGCGTCGCCTGGCGAGCTGCTGGTCGATGCCTACGCCCGGGAGGTCGTGGAGGTGTATGGCCGTCAGCTGGCTTCAGAAGAGGCGCGCGCAGCCCTGCAGTCGGTGCGCTACGGGGAGCGCCGGCAGCTGACGCAGCATCTGGAGGCCGGCGGGGTGGTGCTGGCGGTGGGGGACCAGTTTCAGCGGGGCACCACCGCCGGCGCCCTGCTGCCACGCGTCGCCAAAGACCCGCGCGGCACCGTGGTGGTGGTCAACCGCGCCCACCGCTCCAGTCCGGCCGGCAAACTCCTGCGCCGGGCCGGCACCCCGGAGCAGGCCGGCGCCCGGGTGGTGCATGTGCACCTTCCCACCCACGCGTTGCGCTGGCAGCTCCTGGCGGTGGCTGAGTTGCTCCAGCCCCGCGCGATTGCCCTGGTGCATGCGGCCGATGGGAGTCGCCACGCGCTGCGCCGGGCTCTGCAGAAGGCGGGGCTGGAGGCCCCGATTCACGTGGCGCCTTCGGGGCAGTGGCTGACCGAGTTGTGA
- a CDS encoding tetratricopeptide repeat protein: MTSGGRLNIDLKRGAIPLSIFILMVLHYGLKAPLWVLGLFSLWIPLVYIVKPWYLRRRWEAFDRTFTQSFQRGKHRELLQAYRKEWFLRRFGPQADMLSKLGLIYSAMGKYREAEHALEQALDAMGSPGPQQLYFNLANVKFELGKFDDAMQIYLSLRSNSPYQRAARTQMALIDLQKGARVEQARSFLESELPRASGPMRERIDRALARH; the protein is encoded by the coding sequence ATGACCTCTGGTGGTCGCTTGAACATCGATCTGAAGCGCGGCGCAATCCCGCTCTCCATCTTCATTCTGATGGTACTCCACTACGGCCTCAAAGCGCCGCTGTGGGTGCTGGGGCTCTTCTCGCTGTGGATCCCGCTGGTGTACATCGTCAAGCCCTGGTACCTGCGCCGGCGCTGGGAGGCTTTCGACCGCACCTTTACCCAGTCCTTTCAGCGCGGCAAGCACCGCGAACTCTTGCAGGCCTATCGCAAAGAGTGGTTTCTGCGACGCTTCGGCCCTCAGGCCGACATGCTGAGCAAGCTCGGCCTGATCTACAGCGCGATGGGCAAGTACCGCGAGGCCGAACACGCCCTGGAGCAGGCCCTCGACGCGATGGGCTCTCCCGGCCCGCAGCAGCTCTACTTCAACCTGGCCAACGTGAAGTTCGAGCTGGGCAAGTTTGACGACGCCATGCAGATCTACCTCTCGTTGCGCAGCAACTCCCCCTACCAGCGGGCCGCCCGCACCCAGATGGCTCTCATCGATCTGCAAAAGGGCGCCCGGGTCGAACAGGCACGCTCCTTCCTGGAGAGTGAGCTGCCCCGGGCCTCGGGACCGATGCGCGAACGCATCGACCGCGCACTGGCCCGCCACTGA